Genomic window (Pongo abelii isolate AG06213 chromosome 4, NHGRI_mPonAbe1-v2.0_pri, whole genome shotgun sequence):
TGGAAATTGTTATGTTGATGCAGACAGGCCAGAGGGCTGCCACAGTTGATTTCATTATGCCTGGTTCTCTTTAGTTTTACAGCTGGGCTCTGATAGTGGCCACATTCTCAGTGGCAGTAGACTTGACTTTGGAAGACTCATCACTGGTCTAGAGCTTAATTCTCCCAAAGGAGATGAGACTGCCTATCCCATCCCTAGCATGCAGAAAATGCTCATCTGGGAAGCTATCTTTAAAGTCATTGAAAATGACTACAACTGTATTGTTTTGTCATTATCACATATTACCTTTTATTAATAGTAGCATTAAACATCAATGCACTATATTGATGAATATATTGCAATAATGAGAGGAGGTGGtaataaataacatatttgtgAAAGCTGTATGAAATCTGAAATTTAACTGAAGAAACCCCATAGGTTTGTTCAaccaattttcaaaatataaaatatggtaactgttaaaaataatattgcctCAGAAAGAACCTCTCTAACTGGAGACCTGGAATCATCCTTTTTTCTCCCCCTAATCCTACCCAACCAGTAGAGTCCTGTTCAGGTGACTCTACTTCCCCAGTACCTTGAGTCCATCTTTGTCTGCCTGCCTGGATGCAGGCTTCCCCAGCCATTCCTTCTTATACCCATCTCCATTGCCTCCAGAGGAATTGTTTCAAACTACAAGTCTAACCTTCACTTTCCTGCATGAAACCTCCAATAATTGCTCCTTATGACCTACAGGAAAAATTCAAGTTCCTCCACAGAGCATGTAACAGCCTTCATAAGATGCTCTTCTTAGGTGCAAATTTCATCTCTTTCCTGCATACACTCAGTGCTCCCTTCTGTAGAACCATCTTATCTGCATGTCCCCAAACACATCCGATCTGTGCATACGATGATGTGTGCATGCCTCTCTGGCTTGTGTgcctctccctcctctgcctaCTGCCCCTCCTCAAGAACTCTCTGAACAGACTTTTCATTGCTTAAATTCCAGTCAAGCATACCCTGAATGTAGCcttccccacctcacccccagtGAGCTAAGGGTTTTTTTCTGGGTGTCTGCCTTTTGGGTACAGAAAGCTAGAGCATTGATGGACTTGCAATTCTCAACTCATGATGAGCTTTGAGCTTTGTAAGGGCGGAAATATGTCATATTTCATTTTTGCACTTTTATGACATTGTAATTAAGTGAACACGGGCATGTCAAAGTTCTAAATGGTCATTTTGGCTTCTAAAAGCTTTGAAGTTCCCTTTGGTTAATACTCTAAGCAAGGATTTAGGAAGCTGCAGTGCAATAGTTAGAAATTCCTCATCAGTAAAGTGAGTAGTTGGGAGGATTAAAGGAGTTAAGACATGCTAAGTTCTCAAACACATGCTGTGATGGGAACCATGTAGGGGGCACTCAGTAAATCACAGCTGTCATTGTCGTTGTTGTAATGTCCTTGTTATTAACCTGTCTGGAACTCAGGAGTTGTTTTTCATTGACTTAACCATTTTACGCCCCAGAAGAGGTAGAGATATCACCCTAATAATGAGAGGAAGTGGTAATAAAGAGCATATTtgtgaaagtggaatgaaatctgggATTAACTGAAGAAACGCCACAGATTTAGTCAACCTGTGTTGTCTATTCCCTactgaataatatttatataccTTACCCTAGATGTCAAAGCAGGCCCCTGATCTCATCCAAAAAGATGATTCTTGCCTTGATATTGATTAAATCCTTTCAGACACCCTAAGTTTCACCTTATGGATACCCTAACCCTCGCATGGACTTGcgcctctctttcctttctctggaaTGTGTCTATTATCTTACTACCTGGACTCcatatctattaatatatatacaaattggTTTTCCCTCCACATCTATGCATccaaattatttctctctttcaaGGACCCCTTTGGAAATCATGCCATGGTGGCTTCCAAGTTTCCAAAGACCCCTGGGTGCCCGGTGTCTGAATATCCACTTCATTTTCTACTGTATATCTCTTGTGTAATTTATCAACTCTATGATACATCATAGTCACTTCTTAAGTCCTTTTCTAAATTGAAGTCTTGGAATGAGGAGTCAAGAAACTTATCTGTAGTCTGGTTGTACAAGTCATATAATCTCACTGAGCCTGCGATGCTTCATCTTGAAAAAATGATGTTATTCTGGATGATTTCTAAGGTTCTCTCCATGTCTATAATGTTTGAATGTGTGAACTAATCATAAATAATACCTGCTGAGCCATGAAccaatttactttcttttcaacCCAAACCTAGCAAATCTATAAGAGTTTGGGCAAAAcctaaaatctaaaattattgaTCTAAAATAATACAAGCCTATAAAATAGTCTCTTTACCAAAACTGAACTAAACAAGtatttcattaaatttggaaTTCAGTTTCAAAAGCAAAGTATACATTTTCCTGGACCAAATATATTATCTTTCCTAGAGTGTAGCAGattttgctaattttgtttttaaagaaaggaaactaGAACCAAGAGTTTAAGAGCGAAGGTTATCGTATGATCTTGAAAAACAAAGTGTCTTTGTAGGTGTCACAGATGGCCAATCACTACCATAGACAAACAAATTCAGTGCAAGCAGGATAACAGTCAGCCTCAAGAAAGAAACTCAAAACAAAGGGAAATTTCAAAGCTAAAAGGGACTAATCACCTTTTGCAAAACCACAAAGCCCACTGGAACAGTGTGACCTGCCTCTGACAAGCTGTTTTTGTTCTCCATTTTTGGAGTGTGTGTTTCACTCCTTCCTGAAATTCTTTGACTTAGTAGCACGTGGTTTTTGAACCTTATTATTCCCAGGGCCTGAGTGTCTAAGAGTTTCCTGGGCAGCCTAccaggaggtgggaggaaggtCCTCGTTAGCACTTTCTTGAGGCTGCCGGGAAACCCTGGATATTGCGTGAAACAGCCAAGGTGCAGAAGTGTTCGAAGTGAGGCGCCTAACTGTAGAACTGCCCGAGAGGTTTGAGAAgagcagagagaaaatgaaaaatatatatacagcctCGGTAGTagaatgaaatacataaaaatatacatttatttataaaatattaggttggtgcaaaagtaatcgcagtttttgtcctttatttatttatttattttgagatcaagtcttgctgtcacctaggctggagtgcagtggtgtgatccagattttctgcaacctctgcctcccaagttcaagcaattctcatgcctcagcctcccaaatagctgggattacaggcgtgtaccaccatgcctggctaatttttgtgtttttagtacagacggggttttgtcatgttgcccaggctagtcttgaactcctggactcaagcaatccacctgcctgggcctgccaaagtgctgggattacaggcgtgagccaacacacccagtcggtttttgccattttaattgcaaaaatcgcagttacttttgcactaacctaatattTATAGACTATGGATATTAGTTACATTAATATACCATAAGTATACTGTACGTGTTTTTATAGAGTAATATATAGAGAACTTAAATATACCATGAAATAAGtgtttcatatattatatataaattatatagtgtgtatatatataacttatgCATACATATTTTTTAGGAGATTAGAAACGATGTTTAGAGAGGCATCTAAAGATACCTTCCTGAGCATTAATATTGTTCTAACAATCAGgtaagaaaatgtttataaaagccCTTTGTAAACTTCGTGATTCAACACAAATAAAACACATTATCATTAACTATAAAACAGACAACTGTTTTTCAATGTAGGTATACTTCAGCCAAGGTCCTGAAGACTGTTGGAAGTTGGATGATCTCATCTGATCCTCTTACGGAAGACTCTTTTCCCTCCATAaaccactcattcattcaacagatacttaGCACCAGCTGTGAACCAGAAATGAGACAGCAGTGAACAGCCCCAAGTCCCTTTTCTCAAAACTTGTGTTCCAGAGTGAGGAGACagcaaataaataagtgaataaataaatatataatgccGCCCAGGGATAGACTCCTGAAAATAAAGGGGAGGAAAGCAGGGGATGCTAGTTTATACAAGCATGGTTGGGGACAAATTTTTCTATAAACTGAGATTGGCTCTGAGACGTGGGAAAGTCGGGAGGGCTAAAGGAAGCCATTTCCAGTGCTCAGAGGCTGGAGAGCATTTGTGGTGTGCGGGAAATGACAAGCAGTCCAGTGGGGTTGGAGGCATGAGGTAAAAGATGCCGTCAGAGAACCCCGGGGTGCAGATCCTTGGGAGCCCTGTTAGACTCTGGATTTTACACTTGGAGTGAACGGGCGCCATCCCGAGGCTTTGCACAGGGGCAAGCTTCGAGTTTCGTTTTCCAAGACACCTCTGGCAGATACGGGTGTGGGGAATTGACTGTAGGAGCTAAGGGCAGGGAAGGGAGTCTGGTTCAAGGGCTACAGCAACAATCCAGATAACACAGTTGTTCTTCCTCAACTAAAGAGACTTGAATTGACTCAGAAGGTCTGTTCAATTGACAGAAGGTCACCTTGCTAGACTAATATATTCACTTCCCATAGCGTTTTCAGAGCACATGCATATCTGTTCTCTCATTGCATCCTCATTATATCTGAAGTGTCGGCTCACCACCTATTCATTCCCATTGCATAAAGGACAGTTCTGAGAAGCAGCAACGCTAAGCCTCCTGCCTGAACCAGGTGTGACTCCTAACTCAGTGTTTTCTCTGCTAAACCAAGGTACATGCCCGAGCTTTGTCTTTCATATCTCACTTTGGACCAGGGAGCTTCCAAACCACTGCAGCTTAAGAACTCACTTTTACTGAGCTCCTGGAACTTTCCAGGGCCAAGGCAAGATATTTACACACATCCTCTCATTTCTCCATCCCAGCTGCCTCCCAGGGAATGGGATCCTCCCTATTTTAAGACAAAGGAAATACTCAGAAGGATTGATTTGCTAAATGTCAGGCAAGTAGGGACAGATGACAGATCAGGAATTGGAACCATGGTTTTTCTGATCCAATCCTCTTAAGCCCAGATAATAGAAATAATGTAGTTAAATAATCAGATAAATATGGGGAACCCATTCTTGCATTTCTTCTCTATAGAGACCAAGACAGGAAGGGGTAACGTCAGCCTCGGGCCCAGACTTGGGCGAGGGTCAGGAATGCCCCAGGGCATCCCCAGGCGTGGCTCCCCTGCTCGCAGGTTGCTCTGAGCCTGTGTTCTGTCTCTTTGTGCAGGATGCTCCAAAGTGACCTGCATCAGCTTGACCCGGGAGGCCTCCATTAAACTGTCCCCCTTGCATGGCAAACAGATTTCCATCCGCTACCTAGACATGACGGACTGCTTCGTGCTGGAGGACGAAGGCCTGCACACCATCGCGGCACACTGCACGCAGCTCACCCACCTCTACCTGCGCCGCTGCGTCCGCCTGACCGACGAGGGCCTGCGCTACCTGGTGATCTACTGCGCCTCCATCAAGGAGCTGAGCGTCAGCGACTGCCGCTTCGTCAGCGACTTCGGCCTGCGGGAGATCGCCAAGCTGGAGTCCCGCCTGCGGTACCTGAGCATCGCGCACTGCGGTCGGGTCACCGACGTGGGCATCCGCTACGTGGCCAAGTACTGCAGCAAGCTGCGCTACCTCAACGCGAGGGGCTGCGAGGGCATCACGGACCACGGCGTGGAGTACCTCGCCAAGAACTGCACCAAACTCAAATCCCTGGATATCGGCAAATGCCCTTTGGTATCCGACACGGGCCTGGAGTGCCTGGCCCTGAACTGCTTCAACCTCAAGCGGCTCAGCCTCAAGTCCTGTGAGAGCATCACCGGCCAGGGCTTGCAGATCGTGGCCGCCAACTGCTTTGACCTGCAGACGCTGAATGTCCAGGACTGCGAGGTCTCCGTGGAGGCCCTGCGCTTTGTCAAACGCCACTGCAAGCGCTGCGTCATCGAGCACACCAACCCGGCTTTCTTCTGAAGGGACAGAGTTCATCCGGCGTTGTATTCACACAAACCTGAACAaagcaaatgttttttaaaagcagcGTATGTAAGCACCGACACCCACTCATAACAGCTCTTTCTTCCAGGAAGGTTATTAAGAATCTGgcctttatttttcctcatttctcaTGGGTAACAGAGGCCAAAGAAACGAAGCAGGGCAAACAGCAAACAGGCATTTTGGTCAGGTCATTTGTAGGCAGTTTCTCTTCTCACAAAAGATGTATTTCAGCAGGCTGATCGCTGTTCTTGAGCAAGGCGCTTACTCTCCTCCGCTCAGGCCCCCAAGGCCGCCTTTTCCCTCGCACACAGGCCACACCTCCACAGTTCCACGCCCCCCTCCCCCAAGGCCACACTCTCCCTTCCTAGAGCAGCAGCGAGGACCCATCATCAGAATCATAGTGCTCTCCAGACCTCCTCTCTAAACTGCTTCATTGACCTAAGTCACTCTCTTCAATCCCACACCCATGGACATTCTTGTCAACTCAATATCATAGCACTTTGCATAGGCAAAATACTTTTcaggcctttttaaaaaattcattacaGCAAACAGCTGGGGAAAGACATGCAGTCCTCCCCCAGCTCTGCCAATGACTATGACCTTGGCCAAAGCTCTTCACTGCTCTGGGCTGCAGCTTCCAGCACTGAATCAGAGGCCACACAGCCCAAAGATTAGCTTCATGTCCATTATAGCATTGAGGGAGCAGAGATACCCATATACAGAAGCACCTTGGCATAGAGCACCCAGGCATCAACCTCTTCCAGGAGAATTGATTCTGTGGATGGATGTGATTTCAGGAGATTGTGCAGTGCCAGAATCAGTGCACAAAGGGTCCTGTATGACCTTTGGCTGCAAATCACCCACTTCCCTGTGTGTTTCAGTGGGAGAATttcctctcccacctcctcacatcctcttttgccaggctggatgCTGTCGTTTCTGTACACAAATACTTTCTGCATTCCCCCCTCCACACCATCCTAGTGAGGCACCAGCACGCCTAATCACAGCAAAGCCCAGATCCCACCATCAGTTGCTTTTACTCAGTGTTTTCAAATAGGAGTAAAGGCCCTCGCAATTTTTAATTAACAAGCAAGGCCCAAGGGAACACATGTCCTCAAAAGTTTTTCTAATCCCTCGCCTCGCACACCTGGCATGCTTCAGGCACATCTGTCCTACAGCTGGCAGAGACAGATGCCTCGGTTCTTTGTCATTCAGATTGCATTTGGCCTCTTCtcatctatttatttctttatacatcCAGACTTCATCACATGAAGCCTATTGGGGTTAAGTTTGTAAGTGTTTAATTGCTCAAATTGCCACCCTGTGTACCTCCTCCGTGTCTGTCTGCGTGTTTTCCATCAAAGAATGCAAAGCAGACTTCCAGGTGTTTAAATTCTGTTCACTCAAAAATGCCAGATGAATGGAAGAGGGAACACACTGAGATGACTTAGACTCTGGTCCACCAACCAGAcccttggaatggaatattaaaatcATTACAAGGTATGGATTTTAAATGGATGAAATTTCAAATTATCTTACTTGGATAGAGGTCTATATTCTAGCCTCATTTGCATGAAGTCAGATAGCCAGAAGAAATTCCATTG
Coding sequences:
- the FBXL7 gene encoding F-box/LRR-repeat protein 7 isoform X2; the encoded protein is MGANNGKQYGSEGKGSSSISSDVSSSTDHTPTKAQKNVATSEDSDLSMRTLSTPSPALICPPNLPGFQNGRGSSTSSSSITGETVAMVHSPPPTRLTHPLIRLASKPQKEQASIDRLPDHSMVQIFSFLPTNQLCRCARVCRRWYNLAWDPRLWRTIRLTGETINVDRALKVLTRRLCQDTPNVCLMLETVTVSGCRRLTDRGLYTIAQCCPELRRLEVSGCYNISNEAVFDVVSLCPNLEHLDVSGCSKVTCISLTREASIKLSPLHGKQISIRYLDMTDCFVLEDEGLHTIAAHCTQLTHLYLRRCVRLTDEGLRYLVIYCASIKELSVSDCRFVSDFGLREIAKLESRLRYLSIAHCGRVTDVGIRYVAKYCSKLRYLNARGCEGITDHGVEYLAKNCTKLKSLDIGKCPLVSDTGLECLALNCFNLKRLSLKSCESITGQGLQIVAANCFDLQTLNVQDCEVSVEALRFVKRHCKRCVIEHTNPAFF
- the FBXL7 gene encoding F-box/LRR-repeat protein 7 isoform X3 — protein: MWLPAKWPEFLLLLLLPVVQDSDLSMRTLSTPSPALICPPNLPGFQNGRGSSTSSSSITGETVAMVHSPPPTRLTHPLIRLASKPQKEQASIDRLPDHSMVQIFSFLPTNQLCRCARVCRRWYNLAWDPRLWRTIRLTGETINVDRALKVLTRRLCQDTPNVCLMLETVTVSGCRRLTDRGLYTIAQCCPELRRLEVSGCYNISNEAVFDVVSLCPNLEHLDVSGCSKVTCISLTREASIKLSPLHGKQISIRYLDMTDCFVLEDEGLHTIAAHCTQLTHLYLRRCVRLTDEGLRYLVIYCASIKELSVSDCRFVSDFGLREIAKLESRLRYLSIAHCGRVTDVGIRYVAKYCSKLRYLNARGCEGITDHGVEYLAKNCTKLKSLDIGKCPLVSDTGLECLALNCFNLKRLSLKSCESITGQGLQIVAANCFDLQTLNVQDCEVSVEALRFVKRHCKRCVIEHTNPAFF